GACACACACCTATGACAGTATGTAGTACAATCGAGTGTCTGCCAAGCCAAGCAAATGTGACAGCTTGTGGCAAAGGTTACTATAGATCATTTGTCTTGACAGCTGTCTGATGATGAATAAGTTTGTTCAGTTATTGAGGTCAATTGCCACAGCAGCACTCCACCCATCTGGAAAGAAGATGTCAACAGTATTTTTAATCTAAATATAAAGTGCATGTTGTCCAAAGACAGGTCAGATTGTCACATTTATGGCCATCATTTCTCATAATCATTCCACTGACCATCACGTCTTATGTGTGTCATTATATGGGGAGGATAACAGCAGAGGAAaacattctctgattccagcttcttagacgtgaacattttctggtttatttcctcctctatgacggtaaactgaatatctttgggttgtgacAGACATTTGAGGACTTCACCTTGGGCTTTGGCAAACACCGATCAACACTTCCCATCATTTTCTGACGTTTTATAGACCAAGaaataatcaatcaattgagaaaataatggacagatgaatcaacaatgaaaattatAAATAGCTGCAGCCGTAGATGACAGCATGGGAGCATGTTTGACCACACATCTGTACCACaggtcacatcacatcattGCTTAAGAGGAAGTGACTACCACATCCAGGGAAATTCATCATTACACACTGACTGTAATAAGAGGTCAATGTCCTCTCCTTTGGCTGTGCTGATGAGGCAGTGGAGATGCTCTTCTCACCGTTGCTGGTAATGTGGTTGTCTCCATTGCCATGCAGGTTACAGTTCCCATCCAGAGAGCTGTCTAAGTCAGGGAAGGTGGGGCTCTGGGGAATGGCTCGACAGCGAGACCGGAGGAGACTGTCGCCCCCACTCTCCATCCTGAACAAACAGGTAacttatgttttaaaaaaaataaacacgtCAGTGGCAGCTTTACTAAAGTGAAGGTATCATGAGGACGGATAAAGAAGCGAGCTCACGGTGAGTTAGCATCATGGATAAGAATGCTAAGGATTTTTATTGACTAATAAAGCAGTTGAGATTCAAATTAGTCTCACATGACACGCAGCACACAGACAGCTAACACTCCAGTTAGCTGGTATTAAGAGTTATCGATTAATCCATGAGCTAACTACACAACTTTAAGATAAACAGGCTTACCTACTCTAGTAAAGCTCCTGCCCGGGGACACTCACGGCTGCTAGCACCCGGGTAACATCTAGTCAAATTAGCCAACTTGTTGACGTCAATCGTTAGCTACATGTTTACAGACACTAGAGgtaatatataaaatactgCCTACCGACTTCCTGGATACTCACTCGCTTTAAACAGCCGGGTGCTCGCTTATCCAGAGACGTTTCCGTGTGAAATCTCAGATATGAGTGCTGTAACCGCAgcagtctgagctgctgctcacCTTCCCCATTCTATTAACtgaggagatgaggagcaggGCAGCCGACGCTGATTGGTCGAAAGTCTCTCCTCCTTTTGACGTCACCAGCGCCCACAATGTTGACCATAGCTGTCATCAGACTATTACTAAATGTGTTCGGGCTTGCTTATTCAGTGCCATACCGTGAGGGAAAGCATTGGGAATTTGTGATAAATAGGCTACTgtgtcaaaaaaagaaaagaaaagaaaaagctaaaGGAAGTGTCTTTTTTATATTGAGGAGAATTCACCTGGTAAAACTGGGATCTTGATTGTCTGATTTCTGTGGACTAGAAAAAGAGagtatttcccattttttctttcacagaaTATGGATTAAAGCTGACTGAACAATCTCCACACAGGACagtgcagtgtgtgcagctttACATCCCAACTGGGAAGAAGAGGATAaaggatttattttcttttattattttattggtcTATTTTACAGTGACAGATGCTTATtgatcaacacaaacaaataaatgcatttaaggACCTGAGTTTATGAATTAGCACCATGCAGGCACACTTTGATCTACAATAATAAATGTCTTTAAACTAGATTTTGATCCAGGGACCCTGTTCAAGGGAGGACCCATCTTATCATGTCAGCTGATACAGTACCTTACAAGACCATATTTCCAAATTGCCCCCAAAAGTTGCAATTGATCCAAATGACCACCACTTGGGGATTGGTGGTCCCCgccaaagtgaaagtgaaacaacaCTCCAAGATCcttccctttatccagatctgcaccataAGTTAATGGGGTatattctgggccaagacccatcctccatccaagttttatggaaatctgtttaacagtttttgtgtaatcctgctgacaaacaaaccaacgcacacgggtgaaaacataacctccagAAGGTAATCAGCCtctccagtaaaaaaaaacaatgttaaaaagCAGACCACACAagtagcagaaaacagaaaactattGCAAAAGTTATGCGCCTCAAACTGAAGGCCACGTGTATAAAATGAGCAATCAATAAAACACATCTAATCTCAGAAATACAGTTTGCTTTAAGGTATACTGTTTACAATACACATAGTTAACACCTGCATGAGTATCTCAAACTTTACACCACATGCTCATTATACGAGGTCATAAATATTACAAGAAATAAGTTCTCGTATGAACTCTTGAAATATACGTGAACTGGTGTACCCTCGAACCATAATGGGtcataaaaaaattaactgGTCTCATGAGTTGAGTGTGACAAATACAATTAACGGCAAAGACAGAGGGATATGTTTATTCAACTCATAAACAACTGCATCATCTATTCGCAAACTTCCCAAATGAAGACATACTAACCAACGATTTGCCTCAAGGCTGCTGTGCGAGATTGAAGGATCATGAGTGAATTTGTAAGGGAGGGTTGAGATCCGGTAACAGCTACAGTATACTCAGATGATTCTGTAAAGTCTATAAGAAATGATTCAGACCAGTTCCACTGCCTGGCCGCAGACCTCTTCTGTCACAACAAAGCCACTTTGTGAtaagaaatgttcagaaatgGTCACCATATTGTATGGGAACTCTCCGCCAACGACTTATTAACTATTGTGACTTCTTGACTCCCCTGAACTTGGACACTTGGGTAGAGGTTACTCTGTCCAAAACTGGGAATCTAGAGTTCTGGCATCAGGCCTTTATCTGCGGCAGAGTAGAAAAgatgcttttcattttcagtgtttaacaaAACTCATCCTCTAAAAACAAGGACAAGAAATGAagtaaaccaaaaaaaaacttaattatcACTATAAATACCGCATAATGCTGGATCTCAACTTGCAAGTTCAGCAGTTACATTAACAATCATTTACAGCTTAATGTCCACAGAGGAAAGAACAAAAATCTACACAATATCTTAAATTCCAAATTATAACTACCGGTACTTTAAATTGCAACAGATGCACATGGCACAGTTTAATTCCACATGTTCAatctcatcattttattttgatagtgCTGCACATCATTCCCCTGTGAGGATACACTTTAAGCTCCAAGTCAATTTCATTTAAACACTGGATGCTACATAACATTTAATAACAATTTATAAAATACTTCAtatgattaaaagaaaatcagtttgtgacagttaaataaatatacacaaaatacaGTACTGAGCAACTTTATCCGAACAAAATTCTTCATGTAAAATGTCTAACCACCATATAGTatattcatgtcttttttttaatcaaagatatttacagtatttcatcacgtacacacacacacacacacacacacacacacacacacacacacacacacacacacacacacacacacacacacacacacacacacttcatagGTCACAAGAAGCAGAGGGGTCCCAAAACAGCAGTGATCTCAGGGACAGGGGGAGATAATGATGTCATCTCTACACCAAAATCTCTGACAGGAAGTAACATATCACCTCGATCGAGCTCCTTGCTCCCCTGAACCATCACaaccacctccacctgcagaaTGATCAGACATCAGAGGCATGAAGAAAGCACGTTTACTCTGTTTTTCCTGGATTTATTATATGATCCTGTGACTGATGTAATTTTTTTCTATGTAAAATCTCCTATTGAATGTTTACATCTCATTTGTTCCCATACGTTATACtacttgattatttttattacactTTTTACACTTAATAAAAGCTgctaaaaacatcaaaaatctCTTAGTCTTACCTCACAGCCCTTCCTGGACACTGTGGTAAGGTGTGACATAATTTCTTTGCCAGAGTCTCCCAGGAAGTGAATAATCCTCTTCAAATCATTTGTGTCAGCAGTAATGGAGTGGTTTTCTGTACAGCTGAGAGTCATGTGTTGGAAAGATGTGTGGCTGTGTAACCGCAGAAACCTCAGCTGGACAACATCCACACCAGCATACTCAAACTATCAGAGACAGAAATTATTTTAAGTCTCAGGAAATAGCTCACTGATGTTAGATGTGCTAAATCTTCCTCAATCAATCCACAAATGTGTTAAAGTCTTACCTTGTTTCCACCATGTTGCTGACTGAACCACTGGACAGACATTTTTGATTTCTTCTTGTCTGGTTCCCAAGATAActtaatctaaaaataaaatattacagatATTTTTAAAGGGACAATCCCCTTACCTAACCCACCCCCTAACCCTTACACTGTAGGTAAAAATGAGTGTACCTGTGACTGTAAAGGTTCGATGCAAGTCGTTCCTCCTGCTGTGAAGTTACAGAACACCTTCACAGCATCATAGGGACAGCCTTGGTTGGGATCCATGTAAAAGTAACCTGAAAGATAAGAAAGTGAGCGATCACTCAGACTGGTTTGTTATACAGCGTATTGTCAGAAACAGATTACTATCATGTCATGGTTATGAACCTAGTCACACCCTCACCATCATTCAGATGCGGGTGTATGAGTCCCAGCTCGTAGCAGGTGGTGGCAGGGTCGTCTTCAGTTCCCTGAGGCCAGCTGAAGGATTCCTCAGCCTCATCTGCTTGAGGCAACCTCCTGGACACTGGCCTGGGCCGCTACAGAGGAATCCATCATTTAGTCATTCAATCAGACAACCAAAGcataactgaaaacaaaacacaacgagaatgttgtgttgatgttaaTGTTAAGTGCACATGAGAAGAAAGCTTGTACCAACTTTTTGTTGTCCTAATCTTTGCTTCAGGAGGCTGGGTGTTTGTCTGGATCTTGGCACATTTTTCATTCTTAGTCTTGTATCGGGTCTTGCTTTAGGTCTCAGCTCATTTCTTTGATCTGGTTTGGGCTCAGGTTTTGATCCCCGTCTTTGTGTAGGCCTGCTCTTGCCTGGTGCACCAGGTTTTCCCTTTGAAACAAATGGCTTTGCTTAGAGAGCATGGAACACACCTCCTGGGTATCAAGCACTTTACACTGACATCAAGCTTAAAATGCATCCTAGAACTTTACAGTATGTTACACTTAAGTTTGTTAATCAGGTCAAACCTTTTTTACTTGTATTGTGTGAGCAAAATATCTTACTGGAGGTCCACGCTTGCCCTTAAGTCCCTTTGGTCCTCTCCTGCCTTCAACACCTTTCATCCCCTATAAAGTCAAAGTGTTTATTAGTTTCCCTGTACAATGAAATTCTTCCTTTGCcttattttcaaaaaatacaagaataaaacaaacaatataaataataagatAAGAAAATATACAGAAGATGCACAGTCTacaatatgcaaatatacagtatCAAAGGCAGCAAAGGCAAACAAGCTATTGATACAGCCAAgtgaaagtgatgaaaaaacTGACATCATTTCAAGGTGGGTACATCAGTTATCTCTTAATAAATACAACTTGAAAACTATAACTGTGATTTCAGAAtgctgacttttttaaaataaaacggATAAAAAAAGGACTCAATCTGTGACCAGATCAGGTCCAGGAAGATCCACAAACTTCCAAAGTAATAagcaaaaatcaacaaaaataaaagtaataaacagTCTTTCACCTTCTTTCCAAGCTGGCCCTGTAATAAAGACAGAACAGAAATAACTTCAGTAAAGTGTTCCAGTAAAATACTGTGTATTGCAGAATATCAGAGCATCGTACAGGAAGTCCAAGGAAGCCTTTCTGCCCACGTCGACCACGAGGACCGGTATCCCCCTGTGAAAATCAGTCAGTTGATTAATAACTTGCTACCTGTTAAAAACGCTatgaaaagaaagtaaaatacaACTTACCTGCTTTCCTTTATGACCTCTTTGACCTTTCAGGCCCTGCAAACCAGGATTaccctaaaataaaaaggtagaAATGTGGTGGATCAACTAAAATTAtgcattttattgcattttgaaGTGATCtcatatttcaaacattttcaatctACCTTAAGCCCCGGTGGCCCAATTGGTCCCAGTATTCCTGTGTCACCTGGGAGACCCTGTGGATGAAGAAAACATGGGTGACAATGGATCAAACAACAGTTGCATGATTCCTAGACAATCtgattgtatgtttttttctgatttctgcACATTTGGCAGGGCCTATTGTGAAACCCTGAAGCAGACTACTATTTAAAGACTAAAtattattcaaaataaatctcttATAGTCCATTCAACTGACAGTATTAACATCAGCAGATGATGGGTAGAATGTATACAGTACAGACATGTGACAGGACAAAGCAttgattaaagcaacatgaaaaaCTGCAGGGCAGCAGAAGCACTCcttaaaaaaagtattatacAGAATAAGTACATACTTTCAATATAGGAGAAAGGAGCATCAGTAAATatcaaaaaacatattattaatcttaaaaataaatctatttcAACAGACAAAACCTGCTTATCCAGGTGAGGTGAGGCTGTGTACTGCACTGTGTGTCTTTGGACTTTTACCTTTCGACCAGTACTTCCAGATTCGCCCTTCTCGCCTCTCAATCCTGGAATACCCTGTATCCAGACCAGTAATGACGATGTTTACTGGAAAAGGCATTTTGTTCTACATCAGCAATATTACAATTATGCCATTGAAGAAAGATGTATACCTTTGGCCCCATTGGTCCAGGTGGCTCGTTTTTTCCTTTTGGTCCAGCTTTACCCTGAGACACACAGTAGGACATCAGTAAGACACATGTTAAATACTGTTATCGTGGCACAgtgaatatataaatgtaaagtt
This window of the Pagrus major chromosome 11, Pma_NU_1.0 genome carries:
- the LOC141005070 gene encoding uncharacterized protein; translation: MGIIGQRGAKGESGTRGTAGTLGKPGFIGIPGAKGQLGPAGPPGHPGTKGIQGPKGKRAQPGRNGNKGAPGKTGDEGSQGRPGPAGQPGKPGLSGLDGLLGVEGNEGDPGDIGFIGAPGMPGRPGKTGIPGPPGISGNTGAPGFKGKAGPKGKNEPPGPMGPKGIPGLRGEKGESGSTGRKGLPGDTGILGPIGPPGLKGNPGLQGLKGQRGHKGKQGDTGPRGRRGQKGFLGLPGQLGKKGMKGVEGRRGPKGLKGKRGPPGKPGAPGKSRPTQRRGSKPEPKPDQRNELRPKARPDTRLRMKNVPRSRQTPSLLKQRLGQQKRPRPVSRRLPQADEAEESFSWPQGTEDDPATTCYELGLIHPHLNDGYFYMDPNQGCPYDAVKVFCNFTAGGTTCIEPLQSQIKLSWEPDKKKSKMSVQWFSQQHGGNKFEYAGVDVVQLRFLRLHSHTSFQHMTLSCTENHSITADTNDLKRIIHFLGDSGKEIMSHLTTVSRKGCEVEVVVMVQGSKELDRGDMLLPVRDFGVEMTSLSPPVPEITAVLGPLCFL